A genomic stretch from Haemophilus parainfluenzae ATCC 33392 includes:
- the lptD gene encoding LPS assembly protein LptD: MNKKYTLISISILTALYSQQSLADLHAQCLLGVPHFTGEVVKGDVNNLPVYIEADKAEINQPTQAIYQGNVDLKQGNRHLVGNSVEVKQTGEGNQTQRWAYLRGGFDYKDNQINLLGNDANFNLDSKNGNVTDADYQLVGRQGRGKAQEIELGDNYRLMKNATFTSCLPDDNAWTVDASEIRQHIKEEYAEFWHARFKVLGVPVFYTPYLQLPIGDRRRSGLLMPTVGHSSRDGYWYKQPIYWNIAPNYDATIAPKYMSHRGWQLNGEFRYLTPVGEGRLAGEYLGRDRYDEYTSDNRKRHLFYWNHNSSFLENWRLNVDYTKVSDKRYFTDFDSDYGDSTDGYANQYARIAYYKPNYNFAISARQFQIFDEVDIGPYRAMPQIDFNYYKNDLANGWVDFKLFSQAVRFDNDSALMPTAWRFHVEPSLATAMSNKYGSLNIETKLYATHYNQKKGSSSSAEDVQKSVNRVLPQLKVDLQTVLASNKTLFDGYTQTLEPHVQYLYRPYKDQSNIGSKRVNNYLGFGYDSALVQQDYYSLFRDRRYSGLDRISSANQVTVGGTTRFYDKNADERFNFSAGQIYYLTASRIDDNPSNRTPKSSSSWALESNWKISDKWNWRGSYQYDTLLDKASLANSSLEFNPMKNNLIQLNYRYASKEYINQNLGASANRYQQDIKQVGVVAAWEVSDNWALVGKYYQDIALKKPVEQYVGVQYNSCCWSVGVGARRYVTSRQNQRDDQVVYDNSIGVTFELRGLGENDHQSGIEEMLKKGKLPYIQAFSL, translated from the coding sequence ATGAATAAAAAATATACCTTAATTTCAATCTCAATTCTGACCGCACTTTATAGCCAACAAAGTTTGGCAGATCTGCATGCTCAATGCTTACTCGGTGTGCCTCATTTTACAGGGGAAGTTGTGAAAGGTGATGTCAATAATTTGCCGGTTTATATTGAAGCAGATAAAGCAGAGATTAATCAGCCAACTCAGGCGATTTATCAAGGCAATGTGGATTTGAAACAAGGAAACCGCCATCTAGTCGGAAATTCAGTTGAAGTCAAACAAACAGGTGAGGGTAACCAAACTCAACGTTGGGCTTATTTGCGAGGCGGATTTGATTACAAAGATAATCAAATCAATTTATTAGGGAATGACGCAAACTTTAATTTAGATAGCAAAAACGGCAACGTAACCGATGCAGACTACCAGCTTGTAGGACGTCAAGGTCGTGGTAAAGCACAAGAAATTGAGTTAGGTGATAATTACCGCTTAATGAAAAATGCGACATTTACCTCTTGTTTGCCAGATGATAATGCTTGGACGGTAGATGCTTCCGAGATTCGTCAGCACATCAAAGAAGAATATGCCGAATTTTGGCATGCACGTTTTAAAGTATTAGGTGTGCCGGTATTCTATACCCCTTATCTACAATTACCAATTGGTGATCGCCGCCGTTCAGGTTTATTAATGCCAACTGTTGGTCATTCTAGTCGTGATGGTTATTGGTATAAACAACCGATTTATTGGAATATTGCACCAAATTATGATGCGACGATTGCACCAAAATATATGTCACATCGTGGCTGGCAACTAAATGGTGAATTCCGTTATTTAACACCGGTTGGTGAAGGTAGACTGGCAGGAGAATATTTGGGACGTGATCGTTATGATGAATATACCAGTGATAATCGTAAGCGTCATTTGTTCTATTGGAACCATAATTCCTCTTTTCTTGAAAACTGGCGTTTAAATGTTGATTACACTAAGGTAAGTGATAAACGTTATTTCACCGATTTTGATTCAGATTATGGTGACAGTACTGATGGTTATGCAAATCAATACGCACGTATTGCTTACTATAAACCTAATTACAACTTCGCGATTTCCGCACGTCAGTTCCAGATTTTTGATGAAGTCGATATCGGACCTTATCGTGCGATGCCACAAATTGACTTCAATTATTACAAAAATGATTTGGCGAATGGTTGGGTCGATTTTAAATTATTTTCGCAAGCAGTACGCTTTGATAATGATAGCGCTTTGATGCCGACAGCATGGCGTTTTCATGTTGAGCCAAGTTTAGCGACAGCGATGTCAAATAAATATGGTAGCTTGAATATTGAGACTAAACTTTACGCGACCCATTATAACCAGAAAAAAGGCTCTTCTTCTTCGGCGGAAGACGTACAAAAATCAGTAAATCGGGTATTGCCGCAATTAAAAGTAGATTTGCAAACGGTTTTAGCGAGCAACAAAACCTTATTTGATGGTTATACACAAACGCTTGAACCTCATGTTCAATATTTGTATCGACCGTACAAAGATCAAAGTAATATCGGTTCAAAACGTGTTAATAATTACCTTGGTTTTGGTTATGATTCCGCATTAGTTCAACAAGATTATTATTCTTTGTTCCGAGATCGTCGTTATAGTGGTTTAGACCGTATTTCATCTGCAAACCAAGTGACAGTTGGGGGTACAACCCGTTTTTATGATAAAAATGCCGATGAGCGTTTTAACTTCTCAGCAGGACAGATTTATTATTTAACCGCCTCCAGAATTGATGATAACCCGAGTAATCGTACACCAAAATCCTCTTCTTCTTGGGCCTTGGAGTCTAACTGGAAAATTAGCGATAAATGGAATTGGCGTGGTAGCTACCAATATGATACGTTGCTAGATAAAGCCTCATTGGCGAATAGCAGTTTGGAATTTAACCCTATGAAGAACAATCTGATTCAGTTAAATTATCGTTACGCAAGTAAAGAGTATATCAACCAAAACTTGGGGGCTTCCGCAAACCGTTATCAACAAGACATTAAACAGGTCGGTGTCGTTGCTGCATGGGAAGTCTCAGATAATTGGGCGCTTGTGGGAAAATATTATCAAGATATTGCATTGAAAAAGCCAGTTGAGCAATATGTGGGTGTGCAATATAACTCGTGCTGTTGGTCTGTTGGTGTAGGGGCAAGACGTTATGTAACGAGTCGACAAAATCAACGAGATGATCAAGTGGTTTATGACAACAGCATTGGTGTTACCTTTGAATTACGTGGCTTAGGTGAAAATGATCACCAAAGCGGTATTGAAGAAATGTTGAAAAAAGGTAAACTTCCTTATATTCAGGCATTTAGCTTATAG